A single genomic interval of Adhaeribacter pallidiroseus harbors:
- a CDS encoding RagB/SusD family nutrient uptake outer membrane protein produces the protein MKKNKVFIKLSLSFLLLAGLMGACKDDFLELDPIGSYTEAGITNLKGAEGMLIAAYAALDGRPETQLTGSTNWVVGSVAADDANKGTEPSDFNSINDTELYLQLPSAQPAADKWRGVVDGIGMTNQVLRTLNLATDIPDADRARIEGETRFLRAFYHMEGKKVFNMGFPWIPEEADSTENYKAIKNQVDIWPLIEADFKFAYDNLPGKQAQKGRANKWAAGAFLGKAMLFQGKHAEALAIFNDVMANGTNAQGQKYALNANYGDNFRIATKNSAETIFAVQYTNKDGAGNNANANYENNLNFPHGSGDKPGGCCGFFQPSQAFVNSFITDANGLPIANPLIENGITSDRLLTSAQPFTPYAGTVDPRLDHSVGRRGVQYLDWGPHPGRDWIRDVSNGGPYSPKKNVHTRAELTAGQAGTGDWGQPANALSFPLMRYSDLMLMAAEAEAQTGGLTNALNLVNTIRERAANAASVVKNPDGTPAANYKVGLYTAFGSKEEALNAIMKERQLELGMEGHRKFDLVRYGIADVMLNAYVNFEKNYIPKFVNAKFTKDQDEYQPVPTNVIQTSRLADGTFNLKQNPGY, from the coding sequence ATGAAAAAGAATAAAGTATTTATAAAATTATCCCTCAGTTTTTTACTGCTCGCAGGTTTAATGGGAGCTTGTAAAGACGACTTCCTGGAGTTAGACCCAATCGGGTCTTATACCGAAGCTGGTATAACTAACTTAAAAGGCGCAGAAGGTATGTTAATTGCCGCCTATGCTGCCTTAGATGGCCGACCAGAAACCCAATTAACTGGTTCTACTAACTGGGTAGTAGGTAGTGTAGCGGCTGACGATGCCAATAAAGGTACAGAACCATCTGACTTTAATAGCATCAATGATACCGAACTATACCTACAATTGCCGAGCGCCCAGCCAGCTGCTGATAAATGGAGAGGTGTAGTTGATGGTATAGGCATGACCAACCAAGTGCTTCGAACTCTAAACTTAGCAACTGATATTCCGGATGCTGATAGAGCCCGTATTGAGGGAGAAACCCGTTTTTTAAGAGCTTTTTACCACATGGAAGGTAAAAAAGTATTTAACATGGGTTTTCCGTGGATACCGGAAGAAGCAGATTCAACCGAAAATTATAAGGCAATAAAGAATCAAGTAGACATATGGCCTTTAATTGAAGCAGATTTTAAATTTGCGTATGATAACCTGCCTGGTAAACAAGCCCAAAAAGGTAGAGCTAACAAGTGGGCGGCTGGTGCGTTCTTAGGAAAGGCTATGCTATTTCAGGGAAAACATGCCGAAGCCTTAGCCATCTTTAATGATGTAATGGCTAACGGTACCAATGCACAAGGACAAAAATATGCTCTGAATGCAAATTATGGTGATAATTTCCGGATTGCTACTAAAAACAGTGCAGAAACTATTTTCGCGGTACAGTACACTAATAAAGATGGTGCTGGCAACAATGCTAATGCGAACTACGAAAATAACCTGAACTTTCCGCATGGTTCTGGTGATAAGCCAGGTGGCTGCTGCGGATTCTTTCAACCTTCCCAAGCTTTCGTTAATTCGTTTATCACCGATGCCAATGGATTACCAATTGCCAATCCGCTCATAGAAAATGGCATTACCAGTGATCGACTTTTAACTTCGGCGCAGCCATTCACACCTTATGCTGGTACCGTTGACCCTCGTCTAGATCACTCAGTTGGTCGTCGAGGAGTGCAGTATTTGGATTGGGGACCGCACCCAGGTAGAGACTGGATTCGGGATGTAAGTAATGGAGGTCCGTATAGTCCAAAGAAAAACGTACATACCCGGGCCGAGTTAACCGCTGGACAAGCTGGTACTGGTGATTGGGGGCAACCAGCCAATGCGTTGAGTTTCCCTTTAATGCGGTATTCTGACCTAATGTTAATGGCAGCCGAAGCAGAAGCTCAAACCGGTGGCCTTACCAATGCGCTTAATTTAGTAAATACAATACGCGAACGGGCGGCTAACGCAGCAAGTGTTGTGAAAAATCCCGATGGAACACCAGCTGCCAATTACAAAGTAGGGTTATACACCGCATTCGGCAGTAAAGAAGAGGCATTAAATGCTATCATGAAGGAGCGTCAATTAGAACTAGGTATGGAAGGTCATCGTAAATTTGATTTAGTTCGCTACGGCATAGCTGATGTGATGCTAAACGCTTACGTTAACTTCGAGAAAAACTACATTCCTAAATTTGTAAATGCCAAATTCACGAAAGATCAGGATGAGTATCAACCGGTGCCAACTAATGTTATTCAAACTAGCCGTTTGGCTGATGGTACTTTTAACCTGAAGCAAAATCCTGGTTATTAA